The following nucleotide sequence is from Mastacembelus armatus unplaced genomic scaffold, fMasArm1.2, whole genome shotgun sequence.
GGGCCAAAGGTTTATGGACAGGCTAATGTTTGTCTCTAAACCCACCACAGGGATAGAAGCGCTTCTGAGGGGGTCACTTTTTAATTAGACCTAACTGCACAGGTTTAACATTTCTGATCTGAGAGTCATAGTGCTCAGTGAAGAGATAGAACTCCAGCGCTACTACTCAGTGAGACCTTACTGGATACAGAATTCAGACCAGGTGGATCAGGTGCTGGCCTACCACAGCTGAGTCCTTAGAGTTGCTCTGAGAGCAGAGTGAGGCGTCTGCTTTTACATGTTTCATTACAGTTTCTCAGAAGCTTCAGTGTCCTGATTACCTGATCACTACTGGCCTCCATTTTTACTTATCAGCTGAGTTCACTGATGGATGAACAGAGGTGCTTACTATCACACTAAATGTTTTGTTAGAGATTTGTAAACAGCCACAGCTCAGGTGGGTCTGTCTACCTGTTTCTGGACTGTAAAAGCGATGCCGTCAAAACTGAAGCAGCCAAGCTCATTCCTAAAGACTAATCAGATGATTCATTGATTTGATCCACAGCCTCAGTCGAAGCGTGACAGATGAGTCTGATGAAGCACCAGCAGAGCAGACCAACACCTGATTCATACAGCAGTTACACACAGGACCAGACATGTTAAATAAGAGACACCAAAAATACCAGCAGACATCAGCAGGTGATTGACAGGTGAGAAGAAACCCCACCATACTACCTGGCATCAAGGTGAAGCTTCCAGGAAGCACAACACCTGTGGACGTCTTCAGCACTGTCCCGTTGGTGGAGGTGGGTGGCTGCCAGGAGGTGATGTTGGTCTGCACCTGCATGGATGCTGAGGATGAAGATGTGGACGAGGAGGAAGGTGTGGACTGGGTGGTGCCGGGCAGGTTGGACACGGTGAACGCTGGCTTGATGAGATCCTGCAGGGACACAGGAGGGACTGAGCAGGAACAGACAGTTGCAAACTCCACCTGAGAACACCTGGGAGAACATTTCGTTTTAACATCCAGCAGAGTGAAGAAACCCTTGATAGTGGCACAgaatttttattgttgttgctcAACTGTTCTACACATGTAGGTTGATAATATTcagatgtgtgttttgcattgaCCAAGGAAAATAAATCTCAGTCTACAGATTTATCATCATTTTAGCTGATAATGTCAACTGTTAACCATTTATTTATGAAGAGAACAGCAGTGTGCAGACTTGCTGAATGTagaagaaactgaaactgatttttttttttttttttttttactggagaTTCCGCAGGAATGGAAAAGGAACTATTTATTCTGGACTATGGTATAAACTAAATCAGGAGTAGTGTTAATGCCCTCCTGTGGATGCCTGCAGTACCTACACTATTACTGTGCAGTACAAACATACCACTGTCCTCCCCACCTTACAGACTCTGATTATGTCGTTACCTTGGCAACCTCAGAACACCCATCGGCCTCGGACACCTGGTAGGTGAGGTCGGTCTCCTCGAAGCCCGTAGCGCTCATCCTCTGGTCGGACGAGGGGTCGGAGCGGGGCGGGGAGTCCGGAGAATTCAGACAGGTCTGGATCAGAGCCTTCCCCGTCTCTGATGTGATCATCGGCTGCAGCTTTCTTGTGGCAAAGGTGTACACATGACCCGTCTCACTGGCAACCAGCAGCAACACCTGAGTACCAGTCAACGTGGACAACTCGTACGCCTGCGGGGAAGGAGATTTATTAAAGCTGCAGACCAGCCTGTGTGAGGAGCATTACTGTATAATGCCCACACCGACCAACAGGTGTGTGACAAAGGCACAACGTGTAACATCTGATCAATCAGCAGgtagaaaaacagcaaaaaaataattccttcagaaaaagaaatgcacaCGGATGTGGTCGGCAAAAGACGCTTTACTCCAGCAGGAAAAATATGTGTTGCtactgacacacaaagacagtaaCAACTATACTAACTACAAACTAGCTAACTACTACAAACTAACCCatttaggttttaaaaaaaaaacatgttttcaggtAATCAGGTTTGTACATCCTGCAATGATCAGATTATTGGAGCTCATGTAGGCCAGTCAGGGTCAGACCAGAACGATCTTTTACCGTaagtttatttgttgtttatatgTTCTGAGTTATTATCAGACCCTgcgacctctgacctctgatgTTTACCTGGCGGGGTTCTGCCACACTCACCTTCTTCATGATCCCAGTTTTTCTCTTGCTGAACGTTGTGTACCGCCTTAGTTTGTTGTCTATGAACTCCATCTTGATCTTCACTCTTCCTCTGGTTTTCTTGCCGGGTTTGGCCCCTGGAACCCCGGGACTGACCCCGCCGTAACCCCCGCTCAGACCTCCGGAGGCGGGTGCTGTGTGATGCCCGACCTCCCTCTCGCTCCTCTCCCGCTTCACCCCTCTCCTGTCACCGCATGAGCCCGTTGTGTCTTCGTCATCTGCGGAGTCGGAGTCCTGGTCGGAGCCGCTGTAAACCACCTCGGTGCTGTATTCTCTGTTCTCAAACTGGCCTCCGTCGGTTTCGGAGCCTGGGTTCGGTCCCGGCCCGgctgtgttcaggctgtttaGGCCGGTTCCGTTTCCAGCCCGACCGGCTCCGCTTCTGGTGCCCATTCCGGCGCCGCTCCCAGCCAACATACCCGCTGCGTCCTCCGCGCTCTGGGCCTGAAGACCTCCACCTCCCGGTGGGCCAAAGCTCCTGAGCTAGCGGTGTGAACAGCAAGTCACCGCGGAGTTCGGGGCTCCCAGTCCGGGCAGGGGCAGCTAACAGCACCGCTAGCTGCGTGGCTAACTAGCGGACTGGCTCGCGGCAGCTAACCAGTTAGCAGTTACTTTAGCAACAAGTAAATCGGTCCATCGGGAAACTCTGCAAATCAGCGGAGGTTCCGGGGCAGCAGCCAGAGAACGTCGGAAGAAACTCCACAAACATTTTCCCCATAAAATTTGGGCCGTGAAACAAAAAtcagtgaaaaagtgaaaaagttgtgttttctgcagaaacTAACGAAGCCCGCCCCCGGAGCCTCTCCGCTCCACATAAGGAAATGACAAACAGCACCCTGCAATATCCGTCCGCTGTACAATGCAA
It contains:
- the LOC113140135 gene encoding serum response factor-like isoform X3, with product MLAGSGAGMGTRSGAGRAGNGTGLNSLNTAGPGPNPGSETDGGQFENREYSTEVVYSGSDQDSDSADDEDTTGSCGDRRGVKRERSEREVGHHTAPASGGLSGGYGGVSPGVPGAKPGKKTRGRVKIKMEFIDNKLRRYTTFSKRKTGIMKKAYELSTLTGTQVLLLVASETGHVYTFATRKLQPMITSETGKALIQTCLNSPDSPPRSDPSSDQRMSATGFEETDLTYQVSEADGCSEVAKVFSGGVCNCLFLLSPSCVPAGSHQASVHRVQPARHHPVHTFLLVHIFILSIHAGADQHHLLAATHLHQRDSAEDVHRCCASWKLHLDARRWTVSAAADHPGAAQQSAGLHQSELPRYPQPHLLHRRCPAGLPHPAASGRCSDPGVCGAASPDGDQPAEQQQQQPDGAAGRQPGCPSLKRRLTDSLSLTHTQLALLWSSLFSLSLYFISFSFHAEAMHFLFTPVCLSSCKQCRLCSSWSSNSNSTSQPLVSWIIWEFCNRLEQHET
- the LOC113140135 gene encoding serum response factor-like isoform X1, producing MLAGSGAGMGTRSGAGRAGNGTGLNSLNTAGPGPNPGSETDGGQFENREYSTEVVYSGSDQDSDSADDEDTTGSCGDRRGVKRERSEREVGHHTAPASGGLSGGYGGVSPGVPGAKPGKKTRGRVKIKMEFIDNKLRRYTTFSKRKTGIMKKAYELSTLTGTQVLLLVASETGHVYTFATRKLQPMITSETGKALIQTCLNSPDSPPRSDPSSDQRMSATGFEETDLTYQVSEADGCSEVAKVFSGGVCNCLFLLSPSCVPAGSHQASVHRVQPARHHPVHTFLLVHIFILSIHAGADQHHLLAATHLHQRDSAEDVHRCCASWKLHLDARCLAATRHTHHPSQPAAGPASGHPGPHRPRACCHAARFIHTANHAAPPACHCVTVRRWTVSAAADHPGAAQQSAGLHQSELPRYPQPHLLHRRCPAGLPHPAASGRCSDPGVCGAASPDGDQPAEQQQQQPDGAAGRQPGCPSLKRRLTDSLSLTHTQLALLWSSLFSLSLYFISFSFHAEAMHFLFTPVCLSSCKQCRLCSSWSSNSNSTSQPLVSWIIWEFCNRLEQHET
- the LOC113140135 gene encoding serum response factor-like isoform X5 → MLAGSGAGMGTRSGAGRAGNGTGLNSLNTAGPGPNPGSETDGGQFENREYSTEVVYSGSDQDSDSADDEDTTGSCGDRRGVKRERSEREVGHHTAPASGGLSGGYGGVSPGVPGAKPGKKTRGRVKIKMEFIDNKLRRYTTFSKRKTGIMKKAYELSTLTGTQVLLLVASETGHVYTFATRKLQPMITSETGKALIQTCLNSPDSPPRSDPSSDQRMSATGFEETDLTYQVSEADGCSEVAKDLIKPAFTVSNLPGTTQSTPSSSSTSSSSASMQVQTNITSWQPPTSTNGTVLKTSTGVVLPGSFTLMPGASLPPGTHTIPLSQLQGQPLAIQGPIGPGPAATLHASSTQPTTLLRLPATVSLSGGGLSQQLQTIQVQPSSQQASTNQSCPDIHNPTSSTGAVPQVFLTPLPPVAAQIPVSAVQLHPMVISQQSSSSSNLTELQVVSLDVHHSKDD
- the LOC113140135 gene encoding serum response factor-like isoform X4, with protein sequence MLAGSGAGMGTRSGAGRAGNGTGLNSLNTAGPGPNPGSETDGGQFENREYSTEVVYSGSDQDSDSADDEDTTGSCGDRRGVKRERSEREVGHHTAPASGGLSGGYGGVSPGVPGAKPGKKTRGRVKIKMEFIDNKLRRYTTFSKRKTGIMKKAYELSTLTGTQVLLLVASETGHVYTFATRKLQPMITSETGKALIQTCLNSPDSPPRSDPSSDQRMSATGFEETDLTYQVSEADGCSEVAKDLIKPAFTVSNLPGTTQSTPSSSSTSSSSASMQVQTNITSWQPPTSTNGTVLKTSTGVVLPGSFTLMPGGGLSQQLQTIQVQPSSQQASTNQSCPDIHNPTSSTASLPATITSSCSSSSSSSVAGHMMYPGGHTVMYAASTPSLGDGSLTVLNTFPPPGHAQSHDPGAVPQVFLTPLPPVAAQIPVSAVQLHPMVISQQSSSSSNLTELQVVSLDVHHSKDD
- the LOC113140135 gene encoding serum response factor-like isoform X2, translated to MLAGSGAGMGTRSGAGRAGNGTGLNSLNTAGPGPNPGSETDGGQFENREYSTEVVYSGSDQDSDSADDEDTTGSCGDRRGVKRERSEREVGHHTAPASGGLSGGYGGVSPGVPGAKPGKKTRGRVKIKMEFIDNKLRRYTTFSKRKTGIMKKAYELSTLTGTQVLLLVASETGHVYTFATRKLQPMITSETGKALIQTCLNSPDSPPRSDPSSDQRMSATGFEETDLTYQVSEADGCSEVAKDLIKPAFTVSNLPGTTQSTPSSSSTSSSSASMQVQTNITSWQPPTSTNGTVLKTSTGVVLPGSFTLMPGASLPPGTHTIPLSQLQGQPLAIQGPIGPGPAATLHASSTQPTTLLRLPATVSLSGGGLSQQLQTIQVQPSSQQASTNQSCPDIHNPTSSTASLPATITSSCSSSSSSSVAGHMMYPGGHTVMYAASTPSLGDGSLTVLNTFPPPGHAQSHDPGAVPQVFLTPLPPVAAQIPVSAVQLHPMVISQQSSSSSNLTELQVVSLDVHHSKDD